From the genome of Lotus japonicus ecotype B-129 chromosome 6, LjGifu_v1.2, one region includes:
- the LOC130723653 gene encoding receptor-like serine/threonine-protein kinase ALE2 isoform X2 encodes MKMGMVVLALILQLVKLSIIGFAVAAQGPEGSLISPSPAFFPVIHPRGPGPIHHGQSWGKSASSPSESDGFVTFPSPATLPVDPAPSEAPGLSQPRNPGRTMAPSSPDVPNGSFLHPPVTSPPPTSAPSPRKIKGIEPSISHSPSPSTIALAPSHKVFPSPPTAERNVPPSIQLSPPQRIAPAVRPPESTPIAPGPFPIPSGNFPKVSPASQPIEHGSLPPKVDTRNENKSHNIEPISPAPFTIPSRNFPKFSPASQPIEHGSLPPKVDTRNENKSHNVEPISPAPVATPSANLPKISPVNHPTENGSLPPNAHREGPNKGQTPESISPAPVFNIPKHSPVSQPTNHGSFPPTVHRMNSSTGHTLEPVSQAPLAIPSANFPKNSPVSQPTINGSFPPDVHDRTANKGHTHTPEPVMPSPVQSPTSPFPVDPPLAYPVIPVASPSKLPDPVISRALTPSTSFNWKKGGEPVSAPLYKTPKPLPAAHSPAHAPTEHKARQFHHAPKPLTSSPKSPPNEEDHSPSSPSTTYYKHHHSRKTIISPAPASSYLVSPPVSKHQGQPTPPLSPPKSGRRHHAPPPMDTGSSVSPFNFPIQSPRSQVSPAPSPSFKIFPHPTKIPFHPPKVSPSRPSSKNNKKPIPQVQALPPPPPNEDCLSTVCSEPYVNSPPGAPCRCVWPMKVGLRLSVPLYTFFPLVSELASEIATGVFMTQSQVRIMGANEATQQPDKTDALIDLVPLGEEFDNTTAFLTSDRFWHKKVAIKASNFGDYKVLYVSYPGLPPSPPLPPSSINMIDGGPYSIDGNNGRTIKPLGVDIPKRQQKGGLSKGVIAIIALSVFLAVVLCSAAALAVFKCREHVSQSTLTPPVLPSSLTKTPGTARSIVGGVPASASSSSFRSSIAAYTGSAKTFSLKEIEKATDNFHASRILGEGGFGLVYGGNLEDGTKVAVKVLKREDHHGDREFLSEVEMLSRLHHRNLVKLIGICSELSSRCLVYELVPNGSVESHLHGDDRERSALDWSTRIKIALGAARGLAYLHEDSSPHVIHRDFKSSNILLEDDFTPKVSDFGLARTAADGENRHISTRVMGTFGYVAPEYAMTGHLLVKSDVYSYGVVLLELLTGRKPIDMSQPPGQENLVAWARPLLTSKEGLEALIDPSLGTDVPFDSVAKVAAIASMCVQPEVSDRPFMGEVVQALKLVCNECDEAKEAGSRGSSREDLSVDSITHLDNFQGHFSDTYHDSEVDIERGLSASDLFSSSARLRRQASGSFRMHSYSGPLRTGRSQQLWQIIRKLSGGSVSEHGPMFKS; translated from the exons ATGAAGATGGGGATGGTGGTTTTGGCACTGATTCTGCAGCTGGTGAAGCTCTCTATCATTGGTTTTGCTGTGGCAGCTCAAGGACCTGAAG gGTCTCTTATATCCCCATCTCCAGCATTCTTTCCTGTCATTCATCCCAGAGGACCAGGTCCTATCCATCATGGACAGTCATGGGGAAAAAGTGCTTCAAGCCCTTCAGAATCAGATG GGTTTGTTACATTCCCATCTCCAGCAACCTTACCTGTGGATCCTGCCCCCAGTGAAGCACCTGGTCTTTCACAACCAAGAAATCCAGGGAGAACCATGGCCCCAAGCTCTCCAGATGTACCAAATG GGTCATTCTTGCACCCTCCAGTTACATCACCACCTCCTACATCAGCTCCATCTCCTCGGAAGATTAAAGGAATTGAACCTTCCATATCTCATAGTCCTAGTCCAAGCACCATAGCATTAGCACCATCACATAAGGTATTTCCTTCACCGCCTACCGCTGAAAGGAATGTGCCACCATCCATACAACTAAGTCCACCTCAAAGGATAGCACCTGCTGTGAGGCCTCCTGAATCCACACCAATTGCTCCAG GTCCTTTTCCAATACCTTCTGGCAATTTCCCAAAAGTTTCACCGGCCAGCCAACCGATTGAACATGGAAGTTTGCCTCCTAAAGTTGATACAAGGAATGAAAATAAGTCTCACAACATAGAGCCAATTTCACCAG CTCCTTTTACAATACCCTCTCGCAATTTTCCGAAATTTTCACCGGCCAGCCAACCAATTGAACATGGAAGTTTGCCTCCTAAGGTTGATACGAGGAATGAAAATAAGTCTCACAATGTAGAGCCAATTTCACCAG CTCCAGTTGCAACACCTTCTGCCAATTTGCCCAAAATTTCACCAGTAAACCATCCAACTGAAAATGGAAGTTTGCCTCCTAATGCTCATAGAGAGGGTCCAAATAAAGGGCAAACGCCGGAGTCCATTTCACCAG CCCCTGTATTCAATATTCCCAAACATTCCCCGGTGAGTCAACCAACTAACCATGGAAGTTTTCCTCCAACTGTTCATAGAATGAATTCCAGTACAGGTCACACATTGGAGCCAGTTTCACAAG CTCCACTTGCAATACCTTCTGcaaattttccaaaaaattCACCAGTCAGTCAGCCAACTATTAATGGAAGTTTTCCCCCTGATGTTCATGATAGAACTGCAAATAAGGGACATACCCATACCCCAGAGCCAGTTATGCCAT CTCCAGTTCAATCACCAACAAGCCCATTTCCAGTAGATCCTCCATTGGCCTACCCTGTCATACCAGTAGCATCTCCTTCCAAATTACCAG ATCCTGTTATCTCTCGTGCATTAACTCCTTCTACAAGCTTCAACTGGAAAAAAGGTGGAGAACCAGTTTCTGCCCCTTTGTACAAAACACCGAAGCCACTACCAGCTGCACATTCCCCTGCGCATG CTCCTACTGAACATAAAGCAAGGCAATTTCATCATGCTCCTAAGCCACTTACCTCATCTCCTAAATCTCCTCCCAATGAAGAAGATCATTCTCCCTCTTCACCTTCGACCACATATTATAAGCATCACCATTCAAGGAAGACAATCATCAGCCCAGCTCCTGCATCATCATATTTGGTTTCTCCTCCCGTTTCAAAACACCAAG GTCAACCAACTCCTCCCTTATCACCGCCAAAAAGTGGACGAAGGCATCACGCTCCCCCACCAATGGACACAG GTTCTTCAGTTTCTCCATTCAACTTCCCTATTCAATCACCACGGAGCCAGGTTTCACCAGCTCCTTCTCCATCATTCAAAATATTCCCCCATCCAACCAAAA TTCCATTTCATCCTCCAAAAGTCTCTCCTTCTCGGCCTTCTTCCAAGAACAATAAGAAGCCAATTCCTCAAGTTCAAGCGTTGCCACCCCCACCTCCCAATGAAG ATTGTTTATCAACCGTTTGCTCAGAACCCTATGTAAACTCTCCACCTGGAGCACCATGCAGATGTGTCTGGCCCATGAAAGTCGGCCTTCGCCTTAGTGTTCCTCTGTATACCTTCTTCCCTTTGGTTTCAGAGCTTGCTTCTGAAATTGCCACTGGGGTTTTCATGACGCAAAGTCAAGTTCGCATTATGGGAGCCAATGAAGCAACCCAGCAACCAGATAAAACTGATGCCCTTATTGATTTGGTACCACTCGGGGAAGAGTTTGATAACACTACCGCGTTTTTAACTTCTGATAGATTTTGGCATAAAAAGGTTGCAATAAAAGCTTCTAACTTTGGGGATTATAAAGTGTTATATGTGAGCTATCCAG GTTTACCTCCGTCTCCTCCTTTGCCACCTTCAAGCATTAACATGATAGATGGTGGTCCATATTCAATTGATGGCAATAATGGTAGGACAATTAAGCCCCTCGGGGTTGACATACCGAAGAGGCAGCAAAAAGGTGGACTTAGCAAGGGCGTGATAGCTATTATTGCTCTCTCAGTTTTTCTAGCAGTTGTTTTATGCTCTGCTGCTGCTTTGGCCGTTTTCAAGTGCAGAGAGCATGTGAGTCAATCAACATTGACACCACCGGTTTTGCCTTCGTCTCTTACTAAAACACCAG GTACCGCCAGGTCAATAGTTGGAGGTGTGCCTGCTTcagcttcatcatcttcatttcgATCTAGCATTGCTGCTTATACAGGATCTGCTAAAACTTTCAGTTTGAAGGAGATAGAGAAAGCCACTGATAATTTTCATGCTTCCAGAATACTAGGAGAAGGTGGTTTTGGGCTAGTTTATGGTGGGAACCTTGAAGATGGTACAAAAGTAGCAGTCAAGGTTCTCAAAAGGGAAGACCATCATGGTGATCGTGAATTCTTATCTGAAGTTGAGATGCTTAGCCGCCTTCACCATAGAAATTTGGTGAAGTTGATTGGTATATGCTCAGAGCTCAGCTCCCGCTGCCTGGTTTATGAACTCGTTCCAAATGGCAGCGTGGAATCCCATTTACATG GAGATGACAGGGAAAGAAGCGCACTTGATTGGAGTACTCGGATAAAGATAGCACTTGGTGCTGCTCGAGGTCTGGCTTACCTGCATGAAGATTCAAGTCCTCATGTCATACATAGGGACTTCAAGTCAAGCAATATCTTGCTGGAAGATGATTTTACACCAAAAGTATCTGATTTTGGATTGGCACGGACAGCAGCTGATGGGGAGAACAGACATATATCCACACGTGTCATGGGAACTTTCGG TTATGTGGCTCCGGAGTACGCAATGACTGGGCATCTTCTTGTGAAGAGCGATGTTTACAGCTATGGTGTTGTTCTTCTTGAGCTTTTGACAGGAAGAAAACCAATAGACATGTCACAACCCCCTGGTCAAGAGAATCTCGTCGCATGGGCTCGTCCACTCCTCACAAGTAAAGAAGGATTAGAAGCATTAATTGATCCATCTCTAGGAACTGATGTGCCATTTGATAGTGTGGCAAAAGTTGCAGCCATTGCTTCGATGTGTGTACAACCAGAGGTATCAGACCGTCCATTCATGGGTGAGGTTGTTCAGGCTTTAAAACTTGTTTGTAATGAATGTGATGAAGCAAAAGAAGCAGGTTCAAGAGGTTCTAGCCGGGAGGATTTATCTGTTGATTCGATTACTCATCTAGATAATTTCCAAGGCCATTTCTCAGACACCTACCATGATTCCGAAGTTGATATTGAAAGAGGGTTGTCAGCATCAGACTTATTCAGCTCATCAGCAAGATTACGAAGGCAGGCATCTGGATCATTTAGAATGCATTCTTATTCAGGTCCTCTCAGAACTGGAAGAAGCCAGCAGTTGTGGCAGATAATTCGAAAGCTTTCTGGTGGTAGTGTCAGTGAACATGGACCTATGTTCAAGTCATGA
- the LOC130723657 gene encoding WD-40 repeat-containing protein MSI4-like, which produces METPTPPSQQGVVKKKETRGRKPKPKDDKKDEHQKTPKETKKAQQQQHHHQQQQQQQQSSVDEKYTQWKSLVPVLYDWLANHNLVWPSLSCRWGPQLEQATYKNRQRLYLSEQTDGSVPNTLVIANCEVVKPRVAAAEHISQFNEEARSPFVKKYKTIIHPGEVNRIRELPQSSRIVATHTDSPDVLIWDVESQPNRHAVLGATNSRPDLILTGHIDNAEFALAMCPTEPYVLSGGKDKTVVLWSIEDHVTSASDSKSAGSIIKGEGYDKTADGPSVGPRGIYRGHEDTVEDVTFCPSSAQEFCSVGDDSCLILWDARVGCSPVVKVEKAHDADLHCVDWNPHDDNLILTGSADNSVRMFDRRNLTSNGVGAPIHKFEGHKAAVLCVQWSPDKASVFGSSAEDGLLNIWDYEKVGKKIERAGKSINTPPGLFFQHAGHRDKVVDFHWNAYDPWTIVSVSDDCESTGGGGTLQIWRMSDLIYRPEEEVLAELEKFKAHVVACASKSEK; this is translated from the exons ATGGAGACTCCAACTCCTCCATCTCAACAAGGcgtggtgaagaagaaggaaaccAGAGGCCGAAAGCCAAAGCCAAAGGATGACAAGAAAGATGAGCATCAGAAAACCCCCAAGGAGACCAAGAAAGCTCAGCAACAACAGCACCATCatcagcagcaacagcaacagcaacaatcTTCTGTGGATGAGAAGTACACACAATGGAAGTCTCTTGTTCCTGTCCTCTATGACTGGCTCGCCAACCACAACCTCGTTTGGCCCTCTCTCTCTTGCCg ATGGGGTCCTCAGCTGGAGCAAGCTACCTACAAAAATCGCCAAAGGCTCTACCTTTCTGAGCAG aCTGATGGTAGCGTTCCGAATACTCTGGTGATTGCGAATTGTGAGGTTGTTAAGCCTAGGGTTGCAGCTGCTGAGCACATTTCTCAG tTTAATGAGGAGGCGCGCTCCCCATTTGTGAAGAAGTACAAGACCATCATACATCCTGGCGAG GTGAACAGAATTCGGGAACTGCCGCAGAGTTCTAGGATAGTAGCCACTCATACTGACAGTCCTGAT GTCCTTATTTGGGATGTTGAAAGTCAGCCTAACCGCCATGCAGTCCTTGGAGCTACAAACTCTCGTCCGGATTTG ATTTTAACTGGACATATAGATAATGCAGAATTTGCTCTTGCGATGTGCCCAACTGAGCCCTATGTGCTTTCTGGAG GAAAGGATAAAACAGTAGTGTTGTGGAGTATTGAAGACCATGTAACATCTGCCTCAGACTCCAAATCTGCTGGGTCAATTATCAAAGGCGAAGGTTACGACAAGACTGCTGATGGCCCTTCTGTTGGACCACGAGGTATCTACCGTGGGCATGAAGATACTGTTGAAGATGtgactttttgtccttctaG TGCACAGGAGTTTTGTAGTGTTGGAGATGATTCCTGTCTCATCTTATGGGATGCACGTGTTGGTTGTAGTCCTGTGGTGAAG GTTGAAAAAGCTCATGATGCTGATCTTCACTGTGTTGACTGGAATCCCCATGATGATAATCTGATTCTTACTGG ATCGGCAGATAATTCTGTTCGTATGTTTGATCGCCGCAATCTCACCTCTAATGGAGTTGGGGCACCTATTCATAAATTTGAGGGTCACAAAGCTGCTGTTCTCTGTGTTCAG TGGTCTCCAGACAAAGCATCTGTATTTGGAAGTTCAGCAGAAGATGGTCTCTTAAACATCTGGGACTATGAGAAG GTTGGTAAAAAGATCGAGCGAGCAGGAAAATCAATAAATACTCCTCCAGGGTTGTTTTTCCAACATGCTGGTCATAG AGACAAAGTAGTTGACTTCCACTGGAATGCATATGATCCATGGACGATTGTCAGTGTGTCTGATGACTGTGaaagtactggtggagggggaACATTGCAG ATATGGCGCATGAGTGACCTGATCTACAGGCCAGAGGAGGAGGTTTTGGCAGAGCTTGAGAAATTTAAAGCTCATGTGGTGGCGTGTGCTTCAAAGTCTGAAAAATGA
- the LOC130723653 gene encoding receptor-like serine/threonine-protein kinase ALE2 isoform X1: protein MKMGMVVLALILQLVKLSIIGFAVAAQGPEGSLISPSPAFFPVIHPRGPGPIHHGQSWGKSASSPSESDGFVTFPSPATLPVDPAPSEAPGLSQPRNPGRTMAPSSPDVPNGSFLHPPVTSPPPTSAPSPRKIKGIEPSISHSPSPSTIALAPSHKVFPSPPTAERNVPPSIQLSPPQRIAPAVRPPESTPIAPGPFPIPSGNFPKVSPASQPIEHGSLPPKVDTRNENKSHNIEPISPAPFTIPSRNFPKFSPASQPIEHGSLPPKVDTRNENKSHNVEPISPAPVATPSANLPKISPVNHPTENGSLPPNAHREGPNKGQTPESISPAPVFNIPKHSPVSQPTNHGSFPPTVHRMNSSTGHTLEPVSQAPLAIPSANFPKNSPVSQPTINGSFPPDVHDRTANKGHTHTPEPVMPSPVQSPTSPFPVDPPLAYPVIPVASPSKLPDPVISRALTPSTSFNWKKGGEPVSAPLYKTPKPLPAAHSPAHAPTEHKARQFHHAPKPLTSSPKSPPNEEDHSPSSPSTTYYKHHHSRKTIISPAPASSYLVSPPVSKHQGQPTPPLSPPKSGRRHHAPPPMDTGSSVSPFNFPIQSPRSQVSPAPSPSFKIFPHPTKSKKVPFHPPKVSPSRPSSKNNKKPIPQVQALPPPPPNEDCLSTVCSEPYVNSPPGAPCRCVWPMKVGLRLSVPLYTFFPLVSELASEIATGVFMTQSQVRIMGANEATQQPDKTDALIDLVPLGEEFDNTTAFLTSDRFWHKKVAIKASNFGDYKVLYVSYPGLPPSPPLPPSSINMIDGGPYSIDGNNGRTIKPLGVDIPKRQQKGGLSKGVIAIIALSVFLAVVLCSAAALAVFKCREHVSQSTLTPPVLPSSLTKTPGTARSIVGGVPASASSSSFRSSIAAYTGSAKTFSLKEIEKATDNFHASRILGEGGFGLVYGGNLEDGTKVAVKVLKREDHHGDREFLSEVEMLSRLHHRNLVKLIGICSELSSRCLVYELVPNGSVESHLHGDDRERSALDWSTRIKIALGAARGLAYLHEDSSPHVIHRDFKSSNILLEDDFTPKVSDFGLARTAADGENRHISTRVMGTFGYVAPEYAMTGHLLVKSDVYSYGVVLLELLTGRKPIDMSQPPGQENLVAWARPLLTSKEGLEALIDPSLGTDVPFDSVAKVAAIASMCVQPEVSDRPFMGEVVQALKLVCNECDEAKEAGSRGSSREDLSVDSITHLDNFQGHFSDTYHDSEVDIERGLSASDLFSSSARLRRQASGSFRMHSYSGPLRTGRSQQLWQIIRKLSGGSVSEHGPMFKS from the exons ATGAAGATGGGGATGGTGGTTTTGGCACTGATTCTGCAGCTGGTGAAGCTCTCTATCATTGGTTTTGCTGTGGCAGCTCAAGGACCTGAAG gGTCTCTTATATCCCCATCTCCAGCATTCTTTCCTGTCATTCATCCCAGAGGACCAGGTCCTATCCATCATGGACAGTCATGGGGAAAAAGTGCTTCAAGCCCTTCAGAATCAGATG GGTTTGTTACATTCCCATCTCCAGCAACCTTACCTGTGGATCCTGCCCCCAGTGAAGCACCTGGTCTTTCACAACCAAGAAATCCAGGGAGAACCATGGCCCCAAGCTCTCCAGATGTACCAAATG GGTCATTCTTGCACCCTCCAGTTACATCACCACCTCCTACATCAGCTCCATCTCCTCGGAAGATTAAAGGAATTGAACCTTCCATATCTCATAGTCCTAGTCCAAGCACCATAGCATTAGCACCATCACATAAGGTATTTCCTTCACCGCCTACCGCTGAAAGGAATGTGCCACCATCCATACAACTAAGTCCACCTCAAAGGATAGCACCTGCTGTGAGGCCTCCTGAATCCACACCAATTGCTCCAG GTCCTTTTCCAATACCTTCTGGCAATTTCCCAAAAGTTTCACCGGCCAGCCAACCGATTGAACATGGAAGTTTGCCTCCTAAAGTTGATACAAGGAATGAAAATAAGTCTCACAACATAGAGCCAATTTCACCAG CTCCTTTTACAATACCCTCTCGCAATTTTCCGAAATTTTCACCGGCCAGCCAACCAATTGAACATGGAAGTTTGCCTCCTAAGGTTGATACGAGGAATGAAAATAAGTCTCACAATGTAGAGCCAATTTCACCAG CTCCAGTTGCAACACCTTCTGCCAATTTGCCCAAAATTTCACCAGTAAACCATCCAACTGAAAATGGAAGTTTGCCTCCTAATGCTCATAGAGAGGGTCCAAATAAAGGGCAAACGCCGGAGTCCATTTCACCAG CCCCTGTATTCAATATTCCCAAACATTCCCCGGTGAGTCAACCAACTAACCATGGAAGTTTTCCTCCAACTGTTCATAGAATGAATTCCAGTACAGGTCACACATTGGAGCCAGTTTCACAAG CTCCACTTGCAATACCTTCTGcaaattttccaaaaaattCACCAGTCAGTCAGCCAACTATTAATGGAAGTTTTCCCCCTGATGTTCATGATAGAACTGCAAATAAGGGACATACCCATACCCCAGAGCCAGTTATGCCAT CTCCAGTTCAATCACCAACAAGCCCATTTCCAGTAGATCCTCCATTGGCCTACCCTGTCATACCAGTAGCATCTCCTTCCAAATTACCAG ATCCTGTTATCTCTCGTGCATTAACTCCTTCTACAAGCTTCAACTGGAAAAAAGGTGGAGAACCAGTTTCTGCCCCTTTGTACAAAACACCGAAGCCACTACCAGCTGCACATTCCCCTGCGCATG CTCCTACTGAACATAAAGCAAGGCAATTTCATCATGCTCCTAAGCCACTTACCTCATCTCCTAAATCTCCTCCCAATGAAGAAGATCATTCTCCCTCTTCACCTTCGACCACATATTATAAGCATCACCATTCAAGGAAGACAATCATCAGCCCAGCTCCTGCATCATCATATTTGGTTTCTCCTCCCGTTTCAAAACACCAAG GTCAACCAACTCCTCCCTTATCACCGCCAAAAAGTGGACGAAGGCATCACGCTCCCCCACCAATGGACACAG GTTCTTCAGTTTCTCCATTCAACTTCCCTATTCAATCACCACGGAGCCAGGTTTCACCAGCTCCTTCTCCATCATTCAAAATATTCCCCCATCCAACCAAAAGTAAGAAAG TTCCATTTCATCCTCCAAAAGTCTCTCCTTCTCGGCCTTCTTCCAAGAACAATAAGAAGCCAATTCCTCAAGTTCAAGCGTTGCCACCCCCACCTCCCAATGAAG ATTGTTTATCAACCGTTTGCTCAGAACCCTATGTAAACTCTCCACCTGGAGCACCATGCAGATGTGTCTGGCCCATGAAAGTCGGCCTTCGCCTTAGTGTTCCTCTGTATACCTTCTTCCCTTTGGTTTCAGAGCTTGCTTCTGAAATTGCCACTGGGGTTTTCATGACGCAAAGTCAAGTTCGCATTATGGGAGCCAATGAAGCAACCCAGCAACCAGATAAAACTGATGCCCTTATTGATTTGGTACCACTCGGGGAAGAGTTTGATAACACTACCGCGTTTTTAACTTCTGATAGATTTTGGCATAAAAAGGTTGCAATAAAAGCTTCTAACTTTGGGGATTATAAAGTGTTATATGTGAGCTATCCAG GTTTACCTCCGTCTCCTCCTTTGCCACCTTCAAGCATTAACATGATAGATGGTGGTCCATATTCAATTGATGGCAATAATGGTAGGACAATTAAGCCCCTCGGGGTTGACATACCGAAGAGGCAGCAAAAAGGTGGACTTAGCAAGGGCGTGATAGCTATTATTGCTCTCTCAGTTTTTCTAGCAGTTGTTTTATGCTCTGCTGCTGCTTTGGCCGTTTTCAAGTGCAGAGAGCATGTGAGTCAATCAACATTGACACCACCGGTTTTGCCTTCGTCTCTTACTAAAACACCAG GTACCGCCAGGTCAATAGTTGGAGGTGTGCCTGCTTcagcttcatcatcttcatttcgATCTAGCATTGCTGCTTATACAGGATCTGCTAAAACTTTCAGTTTGAAGGAGATAGAGAAAGCCACTGATAATTTTCATGCTTCCAGAATACTAGGAGAAGGTGGTTTTGGGCTAGTTTATGGTGGGAACCTTGAAGATGGTACAAAAGTAGCAGTCAAGGTTCTCAAAAGGGAAGACCATCATGGTGATCGTGAATTCTTATCTGAAGTTGAGATGCTTAGCCGCCTTCACCATAGAAATTTGGTGAAGTTGATTGGTATATGCTCAGAGCTCAGCTCCCGCTGCCTGGTTTATGAACTCGTTCCAAATGGCAGCGTGGAATCCCATTTACATG GAGATGACAGGGAAAGAAGCGCACTTGATTGGAGTACTCGGATAAAGATAGCACTTGGTGCTGCTCGAGGTCTGGCTTACCTGCATGAAGATTCAAGTCCTCATGTCATACATAGGGACTTCAAGTCAAGCAATATCTTGCTGGAAGATGATTTTACACCAAAAGTATCTGATTTTGGATTGGCACGGACAGCAGCTGATGGGGAGAACAGACATATATCCACACGTGTCATGGGAACTTTCGG TTATGTGGCTCCGGAGTACGCAATGACTGGGCATCTTCTTGTGAAGAGCGATGTTTACAGCTATGGTGTTGTTCTTCTTGAGCTTTTGACAGGAAGAAAACCAATAGACATGTCACAACCCCCTGGTCAAGAGAATCTCGTCGCATGGGCTCGTCCACTCCTCACAAGTAAAGAAGGATTAGAAGCATTAATTGATCCATCTCTAGGAACTGATGTGCCATTTGATAGTGTGGCAAAAGTTGCAGCCATTGCTTCGATGTGTGTACAACCAGAGGTATCAGACCGTCCATTCATGGGTGAGGTTGTTCAGGCTTTAAAACTTGTTTGTAATGAATGTGATGAAGCAAAAGAAGCAGGTTCAAGAGGTTCTAGCCGGGAGGATTTATCTGTTGATTCGATTACTCATCTAGATAATTTCCAAGGCCATTTCTCAGACACCTACCATGATTCCGAAGTTGATATTGAAAGAGGGTTGTCAGCATCAGACTTATTCAGCTCATCAGCAAGATTACGAAGGCAGGCATCTGGATCATTTAGAATGCATTCTTATTCAGGTCCTCTCAGAACTGGAAGAAGCCAGCAGTTGTGGCAGATAATTCGAAAGCTTTCTGGTGGTAGTGTCAGTGAACATGGACCTATGTTCAAGTCATGA